One Streptomyces sp. V4I8 genomic window carries:
- a CDS encoding beta-ketoacyl synthase yields MSAQQGRVVLTGLGVVSSIGLGVTDFLAGLRAGRSGAKPISVFETSGYSHSTGCEVTGFDPGQWINNLPLAQLGRATQFSVAAARMALQDAGLDPERLREQRGLISIGTTDGESYDLDQLVETDIDLGPEKMDPEAARRVPAGRLSVAIAQELGLSDVEAVTVPTACAAGNYAIGYGFDAVSSGEADFAFCGGADAMCRKTFTGFYRLGTIAPDRCQPFDVDRKGILTGEGAGVLVLERLESALARGAHIYAEVLGYGLNCDAYHQVAPNQASVARCMERALENSGVAPEQVDLISAHGTGTKANDVTEVGAIRQVFGGVPPRTVSMKSMLGHSMGAASALGAIGCALAIDNRFVPPTINHVTPDPECDVDCVPNQAIEADLRVVQNNGLAFGGNNAVVLFGRYDRADTQEKEKALC; encoded by the coding sequence ATGTCAGCACAGCAAGGCCGGGTCGTGCTCACCGGCTTGGGGGTGGTGTCCAGCATCGGCCTGGGCGTCACGGACTTCCTCGCCGGACTCCGCGCGGGCCGCAGTGGGGCAAAGCCCATATCGGTGTTCGAAACCAGCGGCTACTCCCACTCGACCGGGTGCGAGGTCACCGGGTTCGATCCGGGCCAGTGGATCAACAACCTCCCGCTGGCCCAGCTGGGCCGTGCCACCCAGTTCTCGGTGGCCGCGGCCAGGATGGCCCTCCAGGACGCCGGCCTCGACCCGGAGCGGCTGCGCGAGCAGCGCGGCCTGATCTCCATCGGCACCACCGACGGTGAGTCCTACGACCTCGACCAGCTGGTGGAGACCGACATCGACCTGGGCCCCGAGAAGATGGACCCGGAAGCGGCCCGGCGGGTCCCCGCCGGGCGCCTGTCGGTCGCCATCGCCCAGGAGCTCGGCCTCTCGGACGTCGAGGCGGTGACCGTACCGACCGCCTGCGCGGCCGGCAACTACGCCATCGGCTACGGCTTCGACGCCGTCAGTTCCGGTGAGGCGGACTTCGCGTTCTGCGGTGGCGCCGACGCGATGTGCCGCAAGACCTTCACCGGGTTCTACCGGCTCGGCACCATCGCCCCCGACCGCTGCCAGCCCTTCGACGTCGACCGCAAGGGCATCCTGACCGGCGAGGGCGCGGGCGTCCTCGTCCTGGAGCGCCTGGAGTCGGCGCTCGCCCGAGGGGCCCACATCTACGCCGAGGTCCTCGGCTACGGCCTCAACTGCGACGCCTACCACCAGGTCGCCCCGAACCAGGCGAGCGTCGCCCGCTGCATGGAGCGGGCCCTGGAGAACTCCGGGGTCGCACCGGAGCAGGTGGATCTGATCTCCGCGCACGGCACCGGCACCAAGGCCAACGACGTCACCGAAGTCGGCGCGATCCGCCAGGTGTTCGGCGGGGTACCGCCGCGCACCGTGTCCATGAAGTCGATGCTCGGGCACAGCATGGGCGCCGCCAGCGCGCTCGGCGCGATCGGCTGCGCACTCGCCATCGACAACCGCTTTGTGCCGCCGACCATCAACCACGTCACCCCGGACCCGGAGTGCGACGTCGACTGCGTGCCGAACCAGGCCATCGAGGCCGACCTCAGGGTCGTGCAGAACAACGGTCTGGCCTTCGGCGGCAACAACGCCGTCGTCCTCTTCGGCCGGTACGACAGGGCCGACACGCAAGAGAAGGAGAAGGCGCTGTGCTGA
- a CDS encoding acyl carrier protein — MSGTQLAERTDAIKEIVCDILEIEEDEVTQTSLFKEDHKADSLRAIEILAALEKKFNVVIDQAELPRMVNIEGVYQVVAEAAGW, encoded by the coding sequence ATGTCCGGCACCCAGCTGGCCGAGCGTACCGACGCCATCAAGGAGATTGTCTGCGACATTCTGGAGATCGAGGAGGACGAGGTCACGCAGACCAGCCTCTTCAAGGAGGACCACAAGGCGGATTCGCTGCGCGCCATTGAAATCCTCGCCGCCCTGGAGAAGAAGTTCAACGTGGTCATCGACCAGGCCGAACTGCCGCGGATGGTGAACATCGAAGGCGTCTACCAGGTGGTCGCCGAGGCCGCCGGCTGGTAA
- a CDS encoding acyl carrier protein: MTTATLDKDELRELVADALDVDVEELTDDAHYVETLGVDSLMGLEILVQLEKRFGVKISEEEFGQITNFGQTYNLLAGKITG; encoded by the coding sequence ATGACAACGGCCACGCTCGACAAGGACGAACTGCGCGAACTCGTCGCGGACGCCCTGGACGTCGATGTCGAGGAACTCACCGACGACGCCCACTACGTCGAGACGCTCGGCGTCGACTCCCTGATGGGCCTGGAGATCCTCGTCCAGCTGGAGAAGCGCTTCGGCGTGAAGATCTCCGAGGAGGAGTTCGGCCAGATCACCAACTTCGGCCAGACCTACAACCTCCTCGCCGGAAAGATCACCGGATGA
- a CDS encoding SDR family oxidoreductase encodes MKILLTGSGGVVGSEVAEQLAALGDRAEVTSVTRRPARPGERGWVLGTEPAPAELRGHWDVIIHSAASTRWTMSRDEAVAANVRTTEAVLDLVDADTHLVHISTAYVEGQDPATQGSAAGFGRFRNTYEWSKAESEELVRAKHPGALTIVRPPLVFGRRADGAIARLTGPYAMVQTLVSGLAPALVGNPAGFIELAPVDQVAEVIVAAALGMPPSAPVVETIAAGPAGCLRVTDLAEGICGAVNAWRAERGIAPVPVAPVIPSETWRRFHLPLTARHFSTVQKRALELLSAFEGYACMPTPFHPTQTVVDPADVLARSVRWWADAKSRHARRAPEPWTLIAA; translated from the coding sequence ATGAAGATCCTGCTGACCGGTTCCGGCGGCGTTGTCGGCAGCGAAGTCGCCGAACAGCTGGCGGCGCTGGGCGACCGGGCCGAGGTGACCTCGGTGACCCGCAGGCCCGCCCGGCCCGGCGAGCGAGGCTGGGTGCTCGGCACTGAGCCGGCCCCCGCCGAGCTGCGCGGGCACTGGGACGTGATCATCCACAGCGCCGCATCCACCCGCTGGACCATGAGCCGGGACGAGGCCGTCGCGGCCAATGTGCGGACCACGGAGGCGGTGCTCGACCTCGTCGACGCCGACACGCACCTGGTGCACATCTCGACGGCGTACGTCGAGGGCCAGGACCCGGCGACCCAGGGCTCCGCGGCCGGGTTCGGCCGCTTCCGCAACACCTACGAGTGGTCCAAGGCCGAATCCGAGGAACTGGTCCGGGCCAAGCACCCGGGCGCGCTGACCATCGTGCGGCCCCCGCTGGTCTTCGGCCGCCGCGCCGACGGGGCGATCGCCCGCCTCACCGGTCCGTACGCCATGGTCCAGACGCTGGTCTCCGGGCTGGCGCCGGCGCTGGTGGGCAACCCCGCCGGGTTCATCGAGCTGGCACCGGTGGACCAGGTGGCCGAGGTGATCGTGGCCGCCGCCCTGGGGATGCCGCCGAGCGCTCCGGTGGTGGAGACCATCGCCGCCGGGCCGGCGGGCTGCCTGCGGGTGACCGACCTGGCGGAGGGCATCTGCGGCGCGGTCAACGCGTGGCGGGCGGAGCGGGGCATCGCCCCGGTACCGGTGGCGCCGGTGATCCCCTCCGAGACCTGGCGCCGCTTCCATCTGCCGCTGACCGCACGGCACTTCTCCACCGTTCAGAAGCGCGCCCTGGAACTGCTCTCCGCGTTCGAGGGCTATGCCTGCATGCCCACTCCGTTCCACCCCACCCAGACGGTCGTGGACCCGGCGGATGTGCTGGCCCGGTCGGTCCGCTGGTGGGCCGACGCCAAGTCCCGGCACGCCCGGCGGGCCCCCGAGCCATGGACCCTCATCGCGGCCTGA
- a CDS encoding type II toxin-antitoxin system RatA family toxin — MPTITTRRATGAPVQRAWEALAYRATLPSYIPEIASVDVLWQDADRQGSRWRVRLGEALLGWQEEAVVDHAAHRIDFAQTHGDLAALSGHWLVRAEGAGSVLELRLDFEAGIPLLDTMVHPIAEGALREFTEAALDRIAERVAVSAAIAR; from the coding sequence ATGCCCACCATCACCACGCGCCGCGCCACCGGGGCGCCCGTGCAACGGGCCTGGGAAGCGCTCGCGTACCGCGCCACCCTCCCCTCGTACATCCCTGAGATCGCGTCGGTCGACGTGCTGTGGCAGGACGCGGACCGGCAGGGCAGCCGCTGGCGCGTACGGCTCGGCGAGGCCCTCCTCGGCTGGCAGGAGGAGGCCGTCGTCGACCACGCGGCACACCGGATCGACTTCGCCCAGACGCACGGCGACCTCGCCGCCCTGTCCGGCCACTGGCTGGTCCGGGCCGAGGGCGCCGGATCCGTGCTGGAGCTGCGGCTCGACTTCGAGGCGGGCATCCCGCTCCTCGACACCATGGTCCACCCCATCGCCGAGGGGGCGCTGCGGGAGTTCACCGAGGCGGCGCTCGACCGGATCGCGGAGCGGGTCGCGGTGTCGGCCGCGATCGCGCGATGA
- a CDS encoding DHA2 family efflux MFS transporter permease subunit — translation MGTTKTGTAAGGTPAAKGRGWTLAIVSAATFMLLLDLTVVNVALPDLRTTFEADFTELQWVLDAYALTLAVFLLTSGSFADKLGRKRVFNVGFVVFTLASLACGLAQDIVVLNLARGVQGVGAAVLFAVGPALLSNEFQGKDRGKAFGVFGAVGGLAIAFGPLIGGGLTEYLSWRWIFLLNVPIGVLAILIGVLRIRESKGATNHRVDWAGLVVFSGALGLLVTGFLRGHAEGWTSAPILGMFGGAAVLLLVFYFVERRLGEAAMLDLSLFRIPTFNGVSTSALVWNSAVLGSIFLEISYLQNALGLTAWETGLRFLPMTLTIFVAGALTGPLTTMVSPKLLATACGALMATGIALMTLVDKDSSWTALLPSMVVQGIGMGIYTPMRAAYSVGVAAPEKAGMASGIGETFQQVGIAVGIAAFGALFQSRVTHALEESALAGQLGGRTDEFGEAVASGAGQEAVAALPGETAAQATDAVRAAFVGGFEDTMIVCSVVVAFGTLIALLFVRTKDLHESARGDGTTVGPDDEHAAGPEPVPSAH, via the coding sequence GTGGGAACCACCAAGACCGGCACGGCGGCGGGCGGGACGCCGGCCGCCAAGGGGCGCGGCTGGACCCTCGCCATCGTCTCGGCCGCCACCTTCATGCTGTTGCTCGACCTCACCGTCGTCAACGTCGCCCTGCCCGACCTGCGGACCACGTTCGAGGCCGACTTCACCGAGTTGCAGTGGGTGCTCGACGCGTACGCCCTGACGCTCGCGGTGTTCCTGCTCACCAGCGGCTCGTTCGCCGACAAGCTGGGCCGCAAGCGGGTGTTCAACGTCGGCTTCGTCGTGTTCACCCTCGCCTCCCTCGCCTGCGGTCTCGCGCAGGACATCGTCGTGCTGAACCTGGCGCGCGGCGTCCAGGGCGTGGGAGCCGCCGTGCTCTTCGCCGTGGGTCCCGCCCTGCTCAGCAACGAGTTCCAGGGCAAGGACCGCGGCAAGGCGTTCGGCGTCTTCGGTGCCGTGGGCGGACTCGCCATCGCGTTCGGGCCGCTGATCGGCGGCGGGCTCACCGAGTACCTGAGCTGGCGGTGGATCTTCCTGCTCAACGTGCCGATCGGCGTCCTGGCCATCCTGATCGGCGTCCTGCGCATCCGCGAGTCCAAGGGCGCCACGAACCACCGGGTGGACTGGGCGGGCCTGGTGGTCTTCTCCGGCGCGCTCGGCCTGCTGGTGACCGGGTTCCTGCGCGGCCACGCGGAGGGCTGGACCAGCGCGCCCATCCTCGGCATGTTCGGCGGCGCCGCCGTACTGCTGCTGGTCTTCTACTTCGTCGAGCGGCGTCTCGGCGAGGCGGCCATGCTGGACCTCTCGCTCTTCCGCATCCCGACCTTCAACGGGGTCTCCACGTCGGCGCTGGTGTGGAACTCGGCCGTCCTCGGCTCGATCTTCCTGGAGATCTCCTATCTGCAGAACGCTCTGGGCCTCACCGCCTGGGAGACCGGTCTGCGGTTCCTGCCGATGACCCTGACCATCTTCGTGGCGGGCGCGCTCACCGGCCCCCTGACCACGATGGTCTCGCCGAAGCTGCTGGCCACCGCGTGTGGTGCGCTGATGGCCACCGGGATCGCCCTGATGACGCTGGTCGACAAGGACAGCAGCTGGACCGCGCTGCTGCCCAGCATGGTGGTGCAGGGCATCGGCATGGGCATCTACACCCCGATGCGCGCGGCCTACTCGGTCGGTGTGGCGGCGCCGGAGAAGGCCGGCATGGCCTCCGGCATCGGCGAGACCTTCCAGCAGGTCGGCATCGCCGTCGGTATCGCCGCCTTCGGCGCGCTCTTCCAGAGCCGGGTCACGCACGCCCTGGAGGAGTCGGCGCTCGCGGGCCAACTGGGCGGCCGTACCGATGAGTTCGGCGAGGCCGTGGCCTCGGGTGCCGGACAGGAGGCGGTGGCCGCGCTGCCGGGGGAGACCGCCGCGCAGGCGACGGACGCCGTGCGTGCCGCCTTCGTCGGCGGATTCGAGGACACCATGATCGTCTGCTCCGTCGTGGTCGCCTTCGGGACGCTCATCGCGCTGCTGTTCGTCCGGACCAAGGACCTGCACGAGAGCGCGCGCGGCGACGGTACGACGGTCGGACCTGACGACGAGCACGCCGCCGGGCCGGAGCCGGTGCCCTCGGCTCACTGA
- a CDS encoding acyl carrier protein: MTTATLDKDELRELVADALDVDVEELTDDAHYVETLGVDSLMGLEILVQLEKRFGVKISEEEFGQITNFGQTYNLLAGKITG; encoded by the coding sequence ATGACAACGGCCACGCTCGACAAGGACGAGCTGCGCGAACTGGTCGCGGACGCCCTGGACGTCGATGTCGAGGAACTCACCGACGACGCCCACTACGTCGAGACGCTCGGCGTCGACTCCCTGATGGGCCTGGAGATCCTCGTCCAGCTGGAGAAGCGCTTCGGCGTGAAGATCTCCGAGGAGGAGTTCGGCCAGATCACCAACTTCGGCCAGACCTACAACCTCCTCGCCGGAAAGATCACCGGATGA
- a CDS encoding beta-ketoacyl synthase N-terminal-like domain-containing protein — MTAGPLAPADLVVTAVGSALPPDHPADPASPWFDHRAELGRGYRHLPPSCQYLLAAVKRALARDGIRDALLALPEEERAVAVGTNHGVAGVHAEVDRATVSGEAHLISPAGVPYFSPNLVASRVAMEHGLKGFSLAVHSPRSAGLEALQAGLRALRSGRARWLLAGVAEAPVPEADKAAVNSSGRMEDGALALVVEDAAAVRARGGRALGRVQVRSVSLSPYAADSVAGADRARAALDAAFAGLGVAGPAGRRTRLIGDGSAVARAVAEVLTDPMPAGTGCLLAVQEVADALAGSDGERLVVTATGAGAVTVARVVPEPA; from the coding sequence ATGACCGCAGGCCCTCTCGCTCCCGCCGACCTCGTCGTCACCGCCGTCGGTTCGGCCCTGCCGCCGGACCACCCGGCCGACCCGGCGTCCCCGTGGTTCGACCACCGCGCCGAGCTGGGCCGCGGCTACCGTCATCTGCCGCCGTCCTGCCAGTACCTGCTCGCCGCCGTCAAGCGCGCCCTGGCGCGGGACGGCATTCGGGACGCGCTGCTCGCGCTGCCCGAGGAGGAGCGGGCGGTCGCGGTCGGCACCAACCACGGGGTGGCCGGTGTGCACGCCGAGGTCGACCGCGCCACCGTGTCCGGCGAGGCGCACCTGATCTCGCCCGCGGGGGTGCCGTACTTCTCGCCCAACCTGGTCGCGAGCCGCGTCGCCATGGAGCACGGGCTCAAGGGGTTCAGCCTGGCCGTGCACAGCCCGCGCTCGGCGGGGCTCGAAGCGCTCCAGGCGGGGCTGCGCGCGCTGCGCTCCGGGCGGGCCCGCTGGCTGCTCGCGGGCGTCGCCGAGGCCCCGGTCCCGGAGGCGGACAAGGCGGCCGTGAACAGCTCCGGGCGGATGGAGGACGGTGCGCTCGCGCTGGTCGTCGAGGACGCGGCCGCGGTCCGGGCCCGGGGCGGCCGGGCACTGGGCCGGGTCCAGGTGCGCTCGGTCTCGCTGTCTCCGTACGCCGCCGACTCCGTGGCGGGGGCCGACCGGGCCCGGGCCGCATTGGACGCGGCCTTCGCCGGACTCGGGGTCGCGGGACCCGCGGGCCGGCGAACGCGCCTGATCGGCGACGGCTCCGCGGTCGCCCGAGCCGTCGCCGAGGTGCTCACCGACCCCATGCCGGCCGGTACGGGCTGCCTGCTCGCCGTCCAGGAGGTCGCGGACGCCCTGGCCGGCTCCGACGGCGAGCGCCTCGTCGTGACCGCGACCGGCGCGGGCGCCGTCACCGTCGCCCGGGTCGTGCCGGAACCCGCCTGA